A region from the Pseudomonas promysalinigenes genome encodes:
- the tnpB gene encoding IS66 family insertion sequence element accessory protein TnpB (TnpB, as the term is used for proteins encoded by IS66 family insertion elements, is considered an accessory protein, since TnpC, encoded by a neighboring gene, is a DDE family transposase.): MIRIDAIWLATEPMDMRAGTETALARVIAVFGAAKPHCAYLFANRRANRMKVLVHDGVGVWLAARRLNQGKFHWPGIRHGCEVELDSEQLQALVLGLPWQRVGSGGVISML; the protein is encoded by the coding sequence ATGATCCGCATTGATGCAATCTGGCTGGCCACCGAGCCGATGGACATGCGCGCCGGTACCGAAACGGCATTGGCCCGGGTGATCGCGGTGTTCGGTGCGGCGAAGCCGCACTGCGCTTATCTGTTCGCCAATCGCCGGGCTAACCGGATGAAAGTGCTGGTACACGATGGCGTGGGTGTCTGGCTTGCCGCGCGACGACTGAATCAAGGCAAGTTTCACTGGCCCGGCATTCGCCATGGCTGTGAGGTCGAACTCGACAGCGAGCAACTCCAGGCGTTGGTGCTGGGCCTGCCGTGGCAGCGGGTCGGCTCAGGCGGCGTGATCAGCATGCTGTAA
- the tnpC gene encoding IS66 family transposase, with translation MSFSHNLDQMTPEQLRALAAQALQLQSQVEAMSRKIQNDETIIEQLTYEIALLKRHKFAKRSEQISPAQGSLLDDLLDTDLEAIEAELKQLLPASSQAEQRQSPKRAPLPPQFPRTVIRHDPENTQCACGCLLQRIGEDVSEKLDYTPGVFTVEQHVRGKWACRQCEILIQAPVPAQVIDKGIPTAGLLAHVMVAKFADHLPLYRQEKIFGRAGLAIARSTLAQWVGQTGVRLQPLVDALREAVLNQGVIHADETPVQMLAPGEKKTHRAYVWAYSTTPFSALKAVVYDFSPSRAGEHARNFMGDWSGKLVCDDFAGYKAGFEQGITEIGCMAHARRKFFDLHVANKSQLAEQALHSISGLYEVERQARDMSDEDRWRTRQKLAVPISKKLHDWMLAQRDMVPNGSATAKALDYSLKRWVALTRYLDDGAVPIDNNQVENQIRPWALGRSNWLFAGSLRSGKRAAAIMSLIQSARMNGHDPYAYLRDVLTRLPTQRASDIGQLLPNQWMPA, from the coding sequence ATGAGTTTCTCGCACAACCTCGACCAAATGACCCCGGAACAGCTTCGTGCTTTGGCGGCACAGGCGTTGCAGTTGCAGTCCCAAGTCGAGGCGATGAGCAGAAAGATCCAGAACGATGAAACCATCATCGAGCAGCTCACTTACGAAATCGCCCTGCTCAAACGCCACAAGTTTGCCAAGCGCAGCGAGCAAATCAGCCCGGCGCAAGGCAGCTTGTTGGATGACCTGCTCGATACAGACCTTGAAGCTATCGAGGCCGAGCTGAAACAACTCCTCCCAGCCTCATCACAGGCCGAGCAACGACAATCGCCGAAACGTGCGCCATTGCCGCCGCAGTTTCCGCGTACCGTGATTCGTCACGACCCCGAAAACACCCAGTGCGCCTGTGGCTGCTTACTTCAGCGCATCGGCGAAGATGTCAGCGAAAAGCTGGATTACACGCCCGGCGTGTTCACGGTCGAGCAACATGTGCGTGGCAAATGGGCCTGCCGTCAGTGCGAAATACTGATCCAGGCGCCGGTACCGGCCCAAGTAATCGACAAAGGCATCCCGACCGCAGGCTTGCTGGCCCACGTCATGGTAGCCAAGTTCGCCGATCACTTGCCGCTGTACCGGCAGGAGAAAATCTTTGGCCGCGCCGGGTTGGCAATCGCTCGCTCGACCTTGGCCCAGTGGGTCGGACAAACCGGCGTGCGGCTCCAGCCGCTGGTCGATGCACTGCGTGAAGCGGTGCTGAACCAAGGTGTGATTCACGCCGACGAAACACCGGTGCAAATGCTTGCGCCAGGCGAGAAGAAAACCCACCGGGCCTACGTCTGGGCGTACAGCACCACCCCGTTTTCAGCACTGAAAGCCGTTGTGTATGACTTCAGCCCCAGTCGTGCCGGCGAACATGCGCGTAACTTCATGGGCGACTGGAGCGGCAAGTTGGTCTGCGACGACTTCGCAGGCTACAAAGCTGGTTTTGAGCAAGGCATCACTGAAATCGGCTGCATGGCCCACGCCCGGCGCAAGTTTTTCGATCTGCATGTCGCGAACAAAAGCCAGTTGGCCGAACAAGCGCTGCACTCGATCAGCGGCTTGTACGAGGTCGAACGCCAGGCGCGGGACATGAGTGATGAAGATCGGTGGCGAACACGTCAGAAGTTGGCGGTACCGATCAGCAAAAAACTGCATGACTGGATGCTGGCCCAGCGCGACATGGTGCCCAACGGATCAGCCACGGCCAAAGCCCTCGATTACAGCCTGAAACGCTGGGTAGCGCTGACGCGCTACCTGGACGATGGAGCTGTACCCATCGACAACAATCAGGTCGAGAACCAGATACGGCCATGGGCACTCGGGCGCTCGAACTGGCTGTTTGCCGGGTCGCTGCGCAGTGGTAAACGGGCGGCTGCAATCATGAGCCTGATCCAATCGGCGCGTATGAATGGGCATGATCCGTATGCCTATCTCAGAGATGTGCTGACCCGGCTGCCGACGCAGCGAGCCAGTGATATCGGGCAATTGCTACCCAATCAATGGATGCCGGCCTGA
- a CDS encoding acetyltransferase, with protein sequence MIIRQATNADHPQLLNIWLRSVRATHHFLQESDIEALLPQLRDIYLPAVELWVSVDAEDCPLGFIGLNENHVEMLFIEPDLRGKGIGRALLDHARSSRSQMSVDVNEQNPEAVGFYLHYGFVQTGRSPLDGEGRPFPLLHLSLPG encoded by the coding sequence ATGATCATTCGTCAGGCTACTAACGCCGACCATCCGCAACTGCTCAACATTTGGCTGCGCTCCGTTCGCGCCACACATCACTTCCTGCAAGAATCCGATATCGAGGCATTGCTTCCTCAGCTCCGCGATATTTACCTACCCGCTGTTGAATTATGGGTTTCGGTAGATGCCGAGGACTGCCCGCTAGGGTTCATCGGGCTCAATGAAAACCACGTAGAGATGCTCTTCATCGAACCAGATCTGCGAGGGAAAGGGATTGGCCGCGCACTGCTGGATCATGCCCGCAGTTCGCGCAGTCAGATGAGTGTTGATGTGAATGAACAGAACCCTGAAGCGGTAGGGTTCTATTTACATTACGGGTTTGTTCAAACAGGTCGTTCTCCGCTAGATGGCGAGGGCCGCCCCTTCCCCTTGTTGCACCTGAGTCTGCCCGGCTAG
- a CDS encoding IS3 family transposase (programmed frameshift), whose protein sequence is MSRQRYPEEFKIEAVKQVTEKGKPVAEVAQRLGMSVHSLYAWIKVYSKPQEQRQQDNDQQAELRKPRAELKRVTEERDIFKEGRRVLCQGVRLKYAFINKHSTDYPVRRLCQTLKVHPSGYYAWLAEPQSARAKEDQRLLGLIKQAWLESGGVYGYRKIHDDLRELGEICGRNRVGRLMQAEGLRSQTGYRRRTGFYGGKPKAASPNHLARQFKVSEPNKVWVTDITYIRTYEGWLYLAVVLDLFSRQVIGWSMKPRMSSDLAIDAMLMAVWRRKPQQQVMIHSDQGSQFSSSDWQSFLKANNVISSMSRRGNCHDNAVAESFFQLLKRERIRRKIYATRDEARSDIFDYIEMFYNPKRRHSSAMQLSPVEYEKRYFLSLESV, encoded by the exons ATGAGTCGTCAGCGTTACCCCGAAGAATTCAAGATCGAAGCGGTCAAGCAAGTGACCGAAAAAGGCAAACCTGTCGCCGAGGTCGCCCAGCGCCTGGGCATGTCCGTGCACAGCCTTTACGCCTGGATCAAGGTCTACAGCAAGCCCCAAGAGCAGCGTCAGCAAGACAATGATCAGCAGGCTGAACTGCGCAAGCCGCGCGCTGAACTCAAGCGGGTGACAGAAGAGCGAGACATAT TTAAAGAAGGCCGCCGCGTACTTTGCCAAGGAGTGCGGCTGAAGTACGCCTTCATCAACAAGCACTCGACGGATTACCCAGTGCGTCGCCTTTGCCAAACCCTCAAGGTGCATCCCAGCGGCTACTACGCTTGGCTGGCCGAGCCTCAATCTGCCCGAGCCAAAGAAGATCAGCGCCTGCTTGGTTTGATCAAGCAGGCCTGGTTAGAAAGCGGCGGCGTGTATGGCTATCGCAAGATTCACGATGACCTGCGAGAGCTAGGAGAGATCTGTGGGCGAAATCGAGTCGGTCGCTTGATGCAGGCAGAGGGGCTGCGTTCTCAAACGGGCTATCGCCGTCGTACTGGGTTTTATGGCGGAAAACCAAAAGCGGCATCGCCCAACCATCTGGCCAGGCAGTTCAAGGTCAGTGAGCCGAATAAGGTCTGGGTGACCGATATCACCTACATCCGCACCTACGAAGGGTGGCTGTATCTGGCGGTAGTGCTGGATCTGTTCTCTCGCCAAGTCATTGGTTGGTCAATGAAGCCCAGGATGAGCAGCGACCTAGCCATCGACGCCATGCTGATGGCCGTGTGGCGACGCAAGCCACAGCAGCAAGTGATGATTCACTCAGACCAAGGCAGTCAGTTCAGTAGCTCAGATTGGCAAAGCTTCCTGAAAGCCAACAATGTGATCAGTAGCATGAGCCGAAGGGGAAACTGCCACGACAATGCCGTAGCCGAGAGCTTTTTCCAGCTTTTGAAGCGGGAGCGAATCCGACGAAAGATCTACGCAACGCGTGACGAAGCCCGAAGTGATATTTTCGATTACATCGAGATGTTCTATAACCCCAAGCGTCGACACAGCAGTGCTATGCAGCTGTCGCCAGTAGAGTATGAGAAACGCTATTTTCTGAGCTTGGAGAGTGTCTAG
- a CDS encoding helix-turn-helix domain-containing protein, protein MSARKRGIPSAFIRADEMSLRDAFAAVLQLLREQQQLSQYDVAGGVTQSHISRLEGLKSNATLETSQELAKALNLHPIAFLALVHAADEQKTARQMLEQALDQLERMELIDAPLPAEPIKQAHPRTRSAEAVLLKVQALKAEGKTQSEAMALLDLPRSTLSRYWRKC, encoded by the coding sequence GTGAGCGCACGCAAACGCGGCATACCCTCCGCTTTTATCAGGGCGGATGAAATGAGTCTTCGAGATGCCTTTGCGGCCGTGCTCCAGCTTCTGCGAGAGCAGCAGCAGCTTTCGCAATACGATGTCGCTGGGGGTGTGACCCAGTCACACATCAGTCGACTGGAAGGCTTGAAATCTAATGCCACTCTGGAAACCAGCCAAGAGCTCGCCAAAGCGCTGAACTTGCATCCGATCGCTTTCCTGGCGCTCGTGCACGCTGCTGATGAGCAGAAAACAGCGAGGCAAATGCTGGAGCAAGCGCTCGACCAGTTGGAGCGCATGGAGCTGATCGATGCGCCACTCCCCGCCGAGCCAATCAAGCAAGCACATCCTCGCACCAGGAGCGCTGAGGCGGTTTTGTTGAAGGTTCAGGCACTGAAGGCTGAGGGCAAGACTCAATCGGAGGCCATGGCGTTGCTGGACTTACCTAGATCCACTCTGAGCCGTTACTGGAGAAAATGCTAA
- a CDS encoding DUF6957 family protein: MESVLIADILYGEARNLNGSSLSDGDLIRIVQEDFSDRAVCVVRQWLLLDVLLAEGMRAEIEGEGRQPTILYAHNVVFDNRECIPAGDGLVTDYEREFYGCLFETGDVLVVLAGPGGRKYVSQPAVAALKNPDIRSAAGLLVHDL, from the coding sequence GTGGAATCAGTTCTAATTGCAGACATCCTGTACGGGGAGGCACGGAATCTTAATGGGTCGAGCCTCAGCGATGGCGACCTCATTAGGATCGTTCAAGAGGACTTTTCCGACCGTGCAGTTTGTGTGGTGAGGCAGTGGTTGTTGCTGGATGTTTTGCTGGCCGAGGGCATGCGCGCTGAGATCGAAGGAGAGGGGCGTCAGCCCACCATTCTCTACGCCCACAACGTGGTCTTTGATAACCGAGAATGCATTCCCGCGGGGGACGGTCTGGTGACCGATTACGAGCGGGAATTCTACGGCTGCCTGTTTGAAACCGGGGATGTCTTGGTGGTGCTTGCCGGCCCTGGAGGACGCAAATATGTGAGTCAGCCCGCGGTGGCCGCGTTGAAAAATCCCGACATTCGAAGTGCCGCAGGATTGCTGGTGCACGATCTGTAA
- a CDS encoding MbcA/ParS/Xre antitoxin family protein: protein MDWIERLWLRAEQVFGDRAKAAVWLSLPRAAFDGRSALELAREEAGYRLVMQTLERIAHGYCC, encoded by the coding sequence ATGGATTGGATTGAGCGCCTCTGGCTGCGGGCTGAGCAGGTGTTTGGTGACAGAGCCAAAGCTGCCGTTTGGTTGTCGCTACCCCGGGCAGCATTTGATGGCCGCTCGGCGCTGGAGCTTGCGCGTGAGGAGGCTGGCTATCGTCTGGTCATGCAGACCCTGGAGCGGATTGCTCACGGCTACTGCTGCTGA
- a CDS encoding metallophosphoesterase family protein, with translation MKILIYSDLHLEFADFQPPMTQCDLVVLAGDISVRSRGVAWANEAFKCPVIYVSGNHEFYKGHIDRTLAKMRDAAAEHVHILDNQTLIIGDTRFLVATAWTDFTATGDYRAAMRVCAEWMNDFKRIRIGESYSKLRPVDLIARNITTREFLANELAKEFDGKTLVVTHHCPIQEVAGTDHEGHLGAAYFNQWHDLVAQADAWVFGHTHHAVDTVVSGCRLVSNPRGYPGERTGFLPDFCIEF, from the coding sequence ATGAAAATTTTGATTTACTCAGATCTGCACCTGGAGTTCGCGGACTTCCAGCCTCCTATGACGCAATGCGATCTGGTGGTGCTGGCAGGCGACATCTCGGTACGTAGTCGCGGAGTCGCTTGGGCGAATGAGGCGTTCAAGTGCCCAGTGATCTACGTCAGTGGCAACCATGAGTTCTACAAAGGCCACATTGATCGAACGTTGGCCAAGATGCGCGATGCGGCTGCAGAACATGTGCACATCCTGGACAACCAAACGTTGATCATCGGCGACACCAGATTTTTGGTAGCAACTGCTTGGACAGATTTCACCGCGACTGGGGACTACAGGGCTGCGATGAGGGTGTGTGCGGAGTGGATGAACGACTTCAAGCGCATTCGCATCGGTGAGAGCTACAGCAAGCTTCGCCCTGTTGATCTAATTGCACGGAATATCACCACTCGTGAATTCTTGGCGAATGAGTTAGCGAAGGAGTTCGACGGCAAGACGTTGGTAGTGACTCATCACTGCCCCATCCAGGAAGTGGCAGGCACCGATCATGAGGGGCACCTTGGTGCGGCTTACTTTAACCAATGGCATGACCTGGTGGCTCAGGCTGACGCTTGGGTATTTGGCCACACGCATCATGCAGTCGATACCGTCGTATCTGGATGCCGATTGGTTTCGAACCCACGTGGATACCCGGGTGAGCGTACGGGGTTCTTACCGGATTTCTGTATTGAATTTTGA
- a CDS encoding RES family NAD+ phosphorylase, with amino-acid sequence MREDDRGTMGDLTVCYKCVIDPFLGGQIRRNGTSTQCSLCQSKRRCVPLAQIVDRVESILKRYIHEGEFVRRWGPDGVVDSQGGDYVEYWVSELFGCDNIERIVQAVCTNLKDFHDDIKYERSPFRPDHFGHEWGAFQDGLKHGKRFFNDSAKAFLDWIFKDLGSYSASSEEHAVVRVLSPENVPPIYRARTCMTPESVAEVTADPASKLAAPPKDKAGEGRMNPAGVPAFYGAFARKTCVAELRPPVGGAVVSGEFRLNQSVRVLDFGRFETADLGPVPSFFDPKYFQKSGRQEFLRYLHDEMTVPVLPGMERNYLIPQVIAEYLATYCKPQLDGVIFKSVQDKGGSNIVLFSHAACSPGPTIWKLKGTMGILGPRSSNAPRIEYVEGSLMHHRIEKVCYGTSDLELEDDRPKAKVLETEW; translated from the coding sequence GTGCGAGAGGACGATAGGGGCACCATGGGTGATTTGACGGTTTGTTATAAGTGCGTGATTGACCCGTTTCTCGGTGGGCAGATCAGACGCAACGGCACCTCCACACAATGCAGCCTCTGCCAGTCAAAGCGTAGATGCGTACCGCTTGCGCAGATTGTTGATCGCGTCGAGTCCATTCTCAAACGCTACATCCATGAAGGCGAATTTGTCCGTCGCTGGGGCCCGGACGGCGTTGTTGACTCTCAAGGGGGAGATTACGTCGAGTACTGGGTTAGTGAGCTTTTTGGGTGTGACAACATTGAGCGGATAGTCCAAGCCGTCTGCACCAATCTCAAAGACTTCCACGATGACATCAAGTATGAGCGGTCACCGTTCCGACCAGACCATTTCGGGCATGAGTGGGGCGCGTTTCAAGACGGTCTCAAGCATGGTAAGCGCTTCTTCAATGACAGCGCGAAGGCCTTCCTTGACTGGATTTTCAAAGACCTCGGCAGCTATTCAGCGTCGTCAGAGGAGCATGCGGTAGTTCGGGTTCTCAGTCCCGAAAACGTCCCGCCCATTTATCGCGCACGCACCTGCATGACGCCCGAGAGTGTTGCTGAAGTCACCGCAGACCCGGCGAGCAAACTCGCTGCGCCTCCCAAGGACAAAGCAGGTGAGGGCAGGATGAATCCAGCGGGCGTCCCTGCGTTCTATGGAGCGTTCGCTCGCAAAACCTGCGTGGCCGAGTTGCGGCCTCCGGTTGGCGGAGCGGTGGTGAGTGGGGAGTTCCGGTTGAATCAGTCTGTCAGGGTGTTGGACTTTGGGCGTTTTGAGACCGCCGATCTCGGGCCGGTACCCAGCTTCTTCGATCCAAAATACTTCCAGAAGAGCGGGCGGCAGGAATTTCTGAGGTATCTCCATGATGAGATGACGGTTCCTGTATTGCCAGGTATGGAGCGCAATTACCTCATCCCCCAAGTCATCGCCGAGTACCTCGCGACTTACTGCAAACCGCAACTGGATGGCGTGATCTTCAAGTCGGTGCAGGACAAGGGTGGCAGCAATATTGTCCTGTTTTCGCATGCGGCATGCTCGCCAGGCCCGACGATTTGGAAGCTGAAGGGCACCATGGGGATCCTGGGGCCTAGGTCATCCAACGCACCGCGCATCGAGTACGTCGAAGGTAGCCTCATGCATCACCGCATTGAGAAGGTTTGCTATGGCACAAGCGACTTGGAGCTGGAGGATGATCGGCCTAAAGCGAAGGTTTTGGAGACGGAATGGTGA